The Vibrio aerogenes nucleotide sequence GCCACCGGCGACTTTAACAATCTGGGTGACACCTCGACGCTGGCTGATCCAAATGTTGTAGACAGACTCATTCAGGAAAATGCAACCACAGGCGCAGTCCACTCAGGTTAAATCAGTTTTCACAACATAAACCTCAGCTTTGCCACCCATCCGGGTGGCTTTTTTTATTGATTGTTGCTTGTCAGTTTCCGAAACCTTCTTCAGGTTTAGCGGTCCAAATCCGTTAATCACCGGCGAAATTGCAGATAAGAGCGACTTTCACCCCAAAGTTAAACCGATAAAAAGACAAATTGAACATCCCCGGTCACCGAAAGATGTGTGTTTCAGGTTGCCCGGACATTAAATAGAGTGATTAGACCAGTAATTTGCTGCCATTTGCTCTGAATTCACTATAATCACTACTGATTTATCATTTTGAAACATTTTCCTAAAAAATTTTGTGTAAAAAAATCAAAAATGTGGGATTATGTACAAAGTCACCAACATTGAGGATAATAACGGCACGATGTCAGCAAAATTTAAAATTCTTGTTCTGAATGGCCCGAATCTGAATCTGTTGGGCCAACGGGAGCCAGCACACTACGGTGCTCAAACACTGGCACAAATTGTTGAAACGCTTCACCGGCAGGCTGTCGACGCAGGTATCACGCTTGAACACCTGCAATCCAACCGGGAATACGAGCTGATTGACAAAATTCATCAGGCAATGGGCAACACTGATTTTATTATCATTAACCCGGCTGCTTTCACGCACACCAGCGTCGCCTTACGTGATGCCCTGCTTGGTGTTGATATCCCGTTTATTGAAGTTCACCTTTCCAATATTCACGCACGCGAACCATTCCGTCATCACTCCTACCTGTCTGATAAAGCACAGGGGGTGATTTGTGGTTTGGGTGCTCAGGGCTATGAATTTGCCCTTTCAGCAGCAGTAAAAAAGCTGCAATCGAACTAACACTCTGCAGTTTCTGATGTTCAGAAACTGTCTTATTCACAAGATAAAAGAGAAAAGACAATGGATATTCGTAAAATTAAAAAGCTTATCGAGTTAGTAGAAGAATCAGGTATCGCTGAGCTGGAGATTTCTGAAGGTGAAGAATCCGTGCGCATCAGCCGCAATTCTGCACCCGCACAACCTATCCCTGTTCAATATGCAGCAGCACCAGCGCCAATGGCTGCACCTGCCGCCGTTGCAGCTGCACCGGTTCAGGATGCACCAGCAGCTGACGCAAAACCCGTTGTCAGCGGCCATCAGGTGCTTTCTCCAATGGTTGGTACATTCTACCGTTCACCAAGCCCGGATGCTTCACCATTCATCGAAGTCGGACAGAGCGTTTCTGTCGGCGATACATTATGTATCGTTGAAGCAATGAAAATGATGAACCAAATCGAAGCAGACAAATCCGGTACGGTGAAAGCGATTCTCCTTGAAGATGGTCAGCCAGTCGAATTTGATCAACCTCT carries:
- the aroQ gene encoding type II 3-dehydroquinate dehydratase, whose protein sequence is MSAKFKILVLNGPNLNLLGQREPAHYGAQTLAQIVETLHRQAVDAGITLEHLQSNREYELIDKIHQAMGNTDFIIINPAAFTHTSVALRDALLGVDIPFIEVHLSNIHAREPFRHHSYLSDKAQGVICGLGAQGYEFALSAAVKKLQSN
- the accB gene encoding acetyl-CoA carboxylase biotin carboxyl carrier protein translates to MDIRKIKKLIELVEESGIAELEISEGEESVRISRNSAPAQPIPVQYAAAPAPMAAPAAVAAAPVQDAPAADAKPVVSGHQVLSPMVGTFYRSPSPDASPFIEVGQSVSVGDTLCIVEAMKMMNQIEADKSGTVKAILLEDGQPVEFDQPLVIIE